The Candidatus Woesearchaeota archaeon nucleotide sequence TTTATCTAATGATTATTTAATTTTATCTATTATGCTTTATCTATTTAACTAAAATTTAGCTGTTTTTTTCATGATTTTTCAGGTTTTACTCACTAATTTGCTTTTGTGCACGACATAAGCAATATGGGCACTATGGATAAAAGTGATTTTTATGCCTCTTTTACCTCTCTTGAATCCAATATACCAATTATTGATACTGCAAAAGTGAGCGTTGATAATCTGAATGCAGGGCTTAACTTGATAAAATATGGAATAAAGGTTGAATAAAGATAGGGAAAAAAAGGCGCTATTTCCGACGTAAAGTCCCTATTAGAAAGATTTAAATATCTGCCTCATAAAGCCAGTTTTATAGAGTTAATGCTCTAAAGTTCCAAAATAGGGAGGGATTACATTGGGCAGAATTAAGATAAGAATGATAAAGAGAATAACAACAGAAGCTCTTGAGAAAGACAGGAACAGCTATACCACGGACTTTTCAAAAAATAAGGGAATTATTGCCAGGAAAATTAATGTGCCTTCAAAGAAAGTGAGAAATGTAATTGCAGGATACATTGCAAGAGTTATGAAGAGAAAGGTAGAGTAAATCATGCGTTTATAAGTGATTTCAGGGATAAGAAAGAATGCAGAAGTTTTTGTAGGGGGTGCAAAATGGCAGCAGACAACTCAATTTTTATCGGCAACAAGCCGTTTATGAATTATGTGACAGCTGTAGTGATGCAGTTCACCACAAAAAACGCTGAAGAGATAACAATAAAGGCGAGGGGAAAGTTCATAAGCAGGGCTGTTGATGTTGCTGAGGTTTCGGTAAAGAGGTTCCTGAATGAACAGGCTGTTACCACAGGGATAAAGATAGACAGCGAGGAATTCAAGAACGAGCAGGGAAAGCAGGTCAGGGTTTCTTCAATTGAGATTACACTTGCCAGGAAAGTTCCTCAGTAAGCATATTTTCCTTTTTTGTCATTAAATTCTTTTGATTATGTCTCATCTTGTCTTCACTTTATTCTCTTTATCGCATCAATTACCACCTCAAAAGGATTATTGTCACTAATTAGTAGTTAATAAACGAAAGGTTTATAAACTTCTCTGCTTTTCTATATTAATACTAACATGAAAAACGATGGACTTGAAGGGATAATGAATAATAATGGAAGCAAGTTGAATGATAGTTCTGGCTCTAATCCCTCTCATTCTCCTGAAAATGAAGAAAAATATGGTCTTATAATCCAGAATATGCCGCAGGGATTTGTTTACGGAAAGATAGTCTACAATAAAAATCACAGGTTTTCTGGAATAGTGATAGAAGATGCTAACTCATCCTTTGAATCCATGAGCGGTCTTAATAAAGAGAAAATTATAGGAAAAAGAATTTCTGAATCAATTGAAGGAATAATTGATTCTGAAATGATGGAAAAAATCAGAGAAACAGCACTTATGGGAAAAGCCATAAATTTTGATGAATATATTGCAAAGCTTAACAGGTGGTATTCATTCTCAGCATACAAGCCCGATTCTGATTCAATTGCCATTTTATTTTCAGACATAACAGAAAAGAAGAAAGATGAAAAAGAGCTTATCTATTCCAGTTCCCATGATTTTCTAACTGGGCTCTATAACAGGAGTTTTTTTAATGCTGAAATGGAAAGGATGGGCAGAGGAAGGTTCTATCCGATAAGCGTGATGGCTGCTGATTTAGACGGGCTTAAGATTGTGAATGACAATTTAGGGCATAGCGAAGGGGACAATATCATAATTAAGGCAGCAGGCATCCTTAAAGATTGCTTCAGGTCAAGCGACATTGTTGCAAGGACAGGAGGGGATGAATTCTCAATACTGCTTCCTGAAACTACAATTTCAACTGCAGAGGAAAAGGCAGAACATATTAGAAAATCCTTTGAGAATTACAACTTAGAAAATAATGCGATTCCGCTTCACATATCTCTAGGAATTGCAACAGCAGAAAGTGGGAATAAGCAGATAGAACAGCTGCTCTGCGATGCAGATTCCAGGATGTATGAGGACAAGAGCAAAAACGGAATTCCTTTCCATTACAAAATTCTTGAATATATAAAGAACAGGTAATTAATCCAACTTCTATTTAGAAAAGCTTTTAATACAACTTCCGATTACATTAATATTGCATTAATAATGGGCCAGTAGCATAGCCTGGATAGTGCGTTCGGCTTCGGACCGGATGACCGGGGTTCAAATCCTCGCTGGCTCGTGAGCGATAGCGAACGAGCCAAGAGGCTCGAAAATTCGCATATTTTCGCGCTGCCTCGCTGGCTCGCTTTATTTCAGGATTTTTTCCATTCCATAATGCATGGCTAATGATTTTTCATCAAATATCCTGTATCCGAGGCGCTCATAAAATCTGATTGCGCCGCTGTTGTCTGAGAACACATTCAGGGTTATTTTTTTTACTCCATCCGCTTTTCTGCATCCTGCCTCAAAATTGCTGTAAAGAATTCCCCCGATGTGCTTGTCCCTGTAATCCGGGTCAACCATGAACCTGTGAAGAGATATTGAATCCTCCTTTAAAGAAGCGATTACAAATCCCACTGGCGTCTCTTCAAGTTCAGCATATCTGCTTAGCTCCCATTTCTTTGGAAAGTCCCTTAAAAAGTTTTCTGGGAGCCAGATTTCGGGATAATCCCGCTCAATAAGCATTATGCTTTCAAGATTGTTTTCCATGTACTGCTTTGAGAGCACACCGATTTTCAAATCTTCAGCCCTTTGCATTTTTCCACCCTGCAAATTCCTTGTTTCTCTCATAAATTTCCAGGAGATAGTTTCCAAGCTCTGTTTTTGGGTCAATCTGGGCTTCTTTTGTGCGCTTGACTATTTCATCAAGATTGGTTTTTTCATTGTGCCCGTATGCTTTCTGCATAGTGTTAGCATATGCCCCTGCTTCATCAAGGGTCACAGCAAGCCACCAGGGCTCATTCTCATAGGGCTTTTTTATCTCTTTCATATAAAATGAGAGAATCTCATCATATGCTTTCTCTGTTGAGTATCCCTTTGAATATATTGAGAGTATTGCCTTAACGCGGGCATCTGTGATTTTTTCAGGGGTTTTTGCATATGAAAAAGCGCTTATTATTTCGCTTGTTATTGTTTTCTTTTTGTTGATGTAGGAAAGATAGGTTTTTGCCGCTTCATTGAAATTGCCGTTTTTGTCAATTCCGCTGTATCCAAGATTGTACATTACAGAAAGGACATCATAATCTGTGTTTTTTAGAGCATTGTCATCTATGTTCATCCTCACAAGCCCCAGCCCGAATATCAGGTTTGTCTCAGGATTGTAAATGTTATCGGTAAAAGACCTTCCTGAAAAATACCTGCTGTCCAAGTCAAGAAGCTCTTTTTCTGCAAGTTCATACCTTTCTTTTTTTAGCTGGGCAATTCCATAATCTTTTGAAATTTCATTGTAGCTTGTTGGGTTCAGTGCTGATTCTGCAATCAGAATCCTTGAATACCATATGGGGTCAATCCTGTAAAGAGGAGCATATTTTTCAATCAGGCTTTTTATTGGAACGAATCTTGCAAGAAGCCTTATCTCTTCGGGTTGGAACTCATTAGGACTTTTATCGCTCTTGTCAATCAGGATATTCTCAAGATTTTTCACTTCATATGAAATGTCAATGAGCCTTTCACGCTTTGTGAAAAGTTTTGTTATGTCATTTGGGTAATCATCATTTATTTCGGATATTCCAGTGCTCTCTGGAACTTCACTATTCCTCTCTGCTTCAGCAACTATTGTCACGGATTCCATTGCTTTTTTAAGATTAACATTTTTTATAATCAGGCTTGGGACACCGATGTTTGCAGCATATATTATTCCTGCTCCCAATATTGATGCAACTGTTACGCTGAAGGCTCTTCTTGCCTTGGACCTTTTACTTCCTGACATTTTTATTCCACCTATTATTCCATTTCTCTTCCTGGTGAGTGAGTTTTTCATAAGTTGTCTGGATTCCTGAAATGAGATAACTTACAAGGCATACCCCGGTGTATAGCATTGCAGCAGGCATGTATTTCAGGTATTTAGGCTCCCTTGCGAGAGTAATCCCGATATTAACCGTAACCTCTGCTGCAAGAAGCCCGCCAACAAGGTAAGGGCTGTAATTGTATATCATTGGGAGCGCTGCTGTTTTTGCTGTGAAAAGGACAGCCTCGGTCCAGAATGGAATAAGCGTGGTGTAAAGAAGGCTTTTTGCATTGCTAAACTGCCCTGCATGCGAGTAAATTGCCTGCCATGCGCCCCTGTGCCACCTTCTTGTCTGCTTCCAGTGGTTTTTCAGCCCCCTTACATCATAGGAAACACATGTCGCTTTTTCCTGGAAGCCGAGCTTGTAGCCCTTCTCGAGAAGAACCCAGGTGTAATCCAGGTCTTCTGTCTGAGTTCTTGTTGGAATAGGATACTTGAGAAGAACATCTTTCTTGTATCCGGTGACTGCTCCGCACATAACATACATGCCGTTTCTTGCTGCCTGCCCGACTTTTCTGAATGACATCACCCTAATCTGCCATTCCTTCCCGTAGGTAAGCTGCCTGCTTAGAAACGAGCCCGATGCAATCAATGTCGGAAATCCGGTTACTGCAGCAACATTCTCATCATAAAACCCTTTTACCAATTCCTCTAGGCATTTTGGGTCCGGAAGAAGATCGCCGTCATTTATGTATACAATGTCTCCCAGCGCGCCATAGTATTTCTTTACAAGATGATTTATGCTCATGGCTTTTCCTGCATTTATCAGATTTTTTATGTAGAAAAGATTATTGTGCTTGCTGTAAATATCAAGGCATCTTTCATGGGTATTATCAGAAGAATTGTCATTTACAATCATTACATTCTTTGGCTTTAGAGTCTGAGCATATATTGCATCAACAACAGCATCAATGTTCTTCTCTTCATTATGAGCAGGAATTATAACGCTCACGCTGAGATTCTTTGTTTCATCATTTTCAGGAATTGGATTGAGCTTCCTGTAGATAAAAGAGGCAAAGTCAATTCCAAGGGTAAGGCTCATTTTTTCTCCTCAGGGAAGATTTGCCCCGCAGTTGAAAAGATAGTCTATCGCCGCCATATAAGGAATGAAATCTCCGTTTGCCTGAGAATACAAAGGATGATTGTAGTTCTGATAAAAAAGCTTTATATCATTATCCTCAAAGAGCTTCTCATCAAGGTAGTTCTTTGCCCCGTCCCCGCTGAGATAGGTGTCAGCATGCAATACTTTGCATATGTCAACTATCCTCTGGCTTCTTTGGGTTTCTATTCCAAGGGTGCTTGAGCGGATTTTTGGAACTTTTATCCTGAATACATCGCAGAGATACTCTATAAACAGCATGTTATTCTCAGAAAGCATTGGGGTGTCCTTTGCTACTTTATCATAAATTTTCTCAAGATTAGAAAAATATTCTTTGAAGAAAGTCGTGTTTGCATAACTCTGTTTGATAAGCATTGGATGGTACTTTTCCCATTCCATTCCGCTTATGAGAATTTCATTTTTTATCCTAGTTTCCGTAAGAGGAATCTTTTTTTTCTCAACAGGAATTGTAAGCCATTTTGAACCTTCTCTTGTTTTTATCCTGTTCCTGTTGTGGAAGTCCTCCTTGCTGAACTGCGCGTCATCAAGTATGAAGAAAAGATCGCTTTTAGCTATCTTGTCAAAGAATCCAAGATATGGAATGTAGTTTGGCTGATGTCCTGACAGTATTATATTAAACGCCCCCCCTGCTTTTTCAGTATCATTCCATAATGATTGATTTCAAATGGCTCAGCATACTTTTTCTCATAAGGATTGTAGACATTGCCCCAGAAAATGGCGTTTGCCTGGATAACTTCTAAATCCAGTATCCCTTTTTCAACCTGAGTTTTGTGGCAGCTGCATGCCCTTATCTTATTCTCAAGGTCATCTTTATCGCCAACGTAGAAAAGATGGGGGCTGAATTCAACAAGCCCGGAAACGCTTCTGAACATAATTATAGTTGAGGACTTTCGGAATGCAATTCTCGAAGCATTTGAAACTTGGACGTGATCCTTGTGCCTCTCTTTTGTAGTATGAGTGATAACCACCTCAGGCAAATACTTGTAATAAAACGATTCCAATTTCTCAATCAACTTTGATTCTTTGGGCAGGTTGGTGTCTGG carries:
- a CDS encoding 30S ribosomal protein S17e codes for the protein MGRIKIRMIKRITTEALEKDRNSYTTDFSKNKGIIARKINVPSKKVRNVIAGYIARVMKRKVE
- the albA gene encoding DNA-binding protein Alba, encoding MAADNSIFIGNKPFMNYVTAVVMQFTTKNAEEITIKARGKFISRAVDVAEVSVKRFLNEQAVTTGIKIDSEEFKNEQGKQVRVSSIEITLARKVPQ
- a CDS encoding sensor domain-containing diguanylate cyclase, whose amino-acid sequence is MKNDGLEGIMNNNGSKLNDSSGSNPSHSPENEEKYGLIIQNMPQGFVYGKIVYNKNHRFSGIVIEDANSSFESMSGLNKEKIIGKRISESIEGIIDSEMMEKIRETALMGKAINFDEYIAKLNRWYSFSAYKPDSDSIAILFSDITEKKKDEKELIYSSSHDFLTGLYNRSFFNAEMERMGRGRFYPISVMAADLDGLKIVNDNLGHSEGDNIIIKAAGILKDCFRSSDIVARTGGDEFSILLPETTISTAEEKAEHIRKSFENYNLENNAIPLHISLGIATAESGNKQIEQLLCDADSRMYEDKSKNGIPFHYKILEYIKNR
- a CDS encoding GNAT family N-acetyltransferase, which gives rise to MQRAEDLKIGVLSKQYMENNLESIMLIERDYPEIWLPENFLRDFPKKWELSRYAELEETPVGFVIASLKEDSISLHRFMVDPDYRDKHIGGILYSNFEAGCRKADGVKKITLNVFSDNSGAIRFYERLGYRIFDEKSLAMHYGMEKILK
- a CDS encoding transglycosylase SLT domain-containing protein — encoded protein: MKNSLTRKRNGIIGGIKMSGSKRSKARRAFSVTVASILGAGIIYAANIGVPSLIIKNVNLKKAMESVTIVAEAERNSEVPESTGISEINDDYPNDITKLFTKRERLIDISYEVKNLENILIDKSDKSPNEFQPEEIRLLARFVPIKSLIEKYAPLYRIDPIWYSRILIAESALNPTSYNEISKDYGIAQLKKERYELAEKELLDLDSRYFSGRSFTDNIYNPETNLIFGLGLVRMNIDDNALKNTDYDVLSVMYNLGYSGIDKNGNFNEAAKTYLSYINKKKTITSEIISAFSYAKTPEKITDARVKAILSIYSKGYSTEKAYDEILSFYMKEIKKPYENEPWWLAVTLDEAGAYANTMQKAYGHNEKTNLDEIVKRTKEAQIDPKTELGNYLLEIYERNKEFAGWKNAKG
- a CDS encoding glycosyltransferase family 2 protein — protein: MSLTLGIDFASFIYRKLNPIPENDETKNLSVSVIIPAHNEEKNIDAVVDAIYAQTLKPKNVMIVNDNSSDNTHERCLDIYSKHNNLFYIKNLINAGKAMSINHLVKKYYGALGDIVYINDGDLLPDPKCLEELVKGFYDENVAAVTGFPTLIASGSFLSRQLTYGKEWQIRVMSFRKVGQAARNGMYVMCGAVTGYKKDVLLKYPIPTRTQTEDLDYTWVLLEKGYKLGFQEKATCVSYDVRGLKNHWKQTRRWHRGAWQAIYSHAGQFSNAKSLLYTTLIPFWTEAVLFTAKTAALPMIYNYSPYLVGGLLAAEVTVNIGITLAREPKYLKYMPAAMLYTGVCLVSYLISGIQTTYEKLTHQEEKWNNRWNKNVRK
- a CDS encoding WbqC family protein, with product MPYLGFFDKIAKSDLFFILDDAQFSKEDFHNRNRIKTREGSKWLTIPVEKKKIPLTETRIKNEILISGMEWEKYHPMLIKQSYANTTFFKEYFSNLEKIYDKVAKDTPMLSENNMLFIEYLCDVFRIKVPKIRSSTLGIETQRSQRIVDICKVLHADTYLSGDGAKNYLDEKLFEDNDIKLFYQNYNHPLYSQANGDFIPYMAAIDYLFNCGANLP
- a CDS encoding PIG-L family deacetylase, with amino-acid sequence MEKRKKVIAISAHPDDLEIGASFAVMNYVREGYEVYSILVTDGDKGGDSAVRIREAEEAAKVLGIKDIFRLKCPDTNLPKESKLIEKLESFYYKYLPEVVITHTTKERHKDHVQVSNASRIAFRKSSTIIMFRSVSGLVEFSPHLFYVGDKDDLENKIRACSCHKTQVEKGILDLEVIQANAIFWGNVYNPYEKKYAEPFEINHYGMILKKQGGRLI